The Candidatus Accumulibacter similis genome has a segment encoding these proteins:
- the dapB gene encoding 4-hydroxy-tetrahydrodipicolinate reductase: MTELRIAVAGAGGRMGRTLLEATLRDGAASLVAALDHPDASVQGKDAGELIGMPCGVAVSSDHEAGIARASCLIDFTRPEASLGHLEICRRHGVAMVIGTTGFDAAGKGAIRAAAEEIPIVLAPNMSVGVNLVFRLLDVAARILADDYDVEIVEAHHRHKVDAPSGTALRMGEVVAAALGRDLAECSVYGRQGVTGERAPATIGFATVRGGDIVGDHQVMFCGLGERVEIGHRASSRMPYALGSLRAARFLAQRKNGLFDMQDVLGLR, from the coding sequence ATGACTGAACTGAGGATCGCGGTTGCCGGTGCGGGCGGCCGTATGGGACGCACCCTGCTTGAGGCGACGCTGCGCGACGGTGCGGCGAGCCTCGTGGCGGCGCTTGACCATCCTGACGCGAGCGTGCAGGGGAAGGATGCCGGCGAACTGATCGGCATGCCTTGCGGCGTTGCGGTCAGCAGTGATCACGAAGCGGGCATCGCGCGGGCCAGTTGTCTGATCGATTTCACGCGTCCCGAAGCCAGCCTCGGGCACCTGGAAATCTGTCGTCGCCACGGGGTGGCGATGGTCATCGGCACGACCGGTTTCGACGCCGCCGGCAAGGGGGCGATCAGGGCTGCCGCCGAGGAGATTCCGATCGTTCTTGCGCCGAACATGAGTGTCGGCGTCAACCTGGTCTTCCGGTTGCTCGACGTTGCGGCGCGGATTCTCGCCGATGACTACGATGTCGAGATCGTCGAGGCACACCATCGCCACAAGGTCGATGCGCCATCGGGGACGGCGTTGCGCATGGGCGAAGTGGTGGCAGCGGCCCTTGGGCGCGACCTCGCCGAATGCTCGGTCTATGGCCGCCAGGGCGTCACTGGCGAGCGCGCGCCGGCGACCATCGGCTTTGCCACGGTGCGCGGCGGCGACATCGTGGGTGACCACCAAGTCATGTTCTGTGGTCTCGGCGAACGCGTCGAGATTGGCCACAGGGCGAGCAGCCGCATGCCCTATGCGCTGGGGAGCCTGCGCGCGGCACGTTTTCTGGCGCAACGGAAGAATGGCCTGTTCGACATGCAGGATGTGCTCGGTTTGCGCTGA
- a CDS encoding outer membrane protein assembly factor BamE gives MILPRVAVTAVALSTLLACSSVPRIVKEYRIDVQQGNVLTQDMVAQLRPGLSRDQVRFILGTPLLMDMFHASRWDYFYSLQKGRSGEIETRRLSVFFDAEGKLVRVSGDVAAAEPGVTEPVSETRNREIDLGSLPDDGSAVLPPPDEKGFFGRMMETVGF, from the coding sequence ATGATCCTGCCGCGAGTCGCCGTTACGGCCGTTGCCCTCAGTACGCTGCTTGCCTGTTCGTCGGTACCGCGCATCGTCAAGGAATACCGGATCGATGTGCAGCAGGGCAACGTCCTGACGCAGGACATGGTGGCGCAGTTGCGCCCCGGGCTGTCGCGGGATCAGGTGCGCTTCATTCTCGGCACGCCGCTGTTGATGGACATGTTCCACGCCAGCCGCTGGGACTATTTCTATTCGCTGCAGAAAGGGCGCTCGGGCGAGATCGAAACCCGGCGGCTGTCGGTCTTCTTCGACGCGGAGGGCAAGCTGGTCCGTGTCAGCGGCGATGTCGCGGCGGCGGAGCCCGGGGTGACCGAGCCCGTTTCGGAAACGCGCAACCGCGAGATCGATCTCGGTTCGCTGCCGGACGATGGCAGCGCGGTCCTGCCGCCACCCGACGAAAAGGGCTTTTTTGGTCGCATGATGGAAACGGTGGGATTCTGA
- the fur gene encoding ferric iron uptake transcriptional regulator, whose protein sequence is MSNPEDLKSMGLKATTPRLRILALFEKTEVRHLTAEDVYRLLLADNLDIGLATVYRVLTQFEQAGLLERHFFESGKAVFELSHGQHHDHLVCIDCGRVEEFYDAEIERRQTRVAKERGFSIREHALHLYAQCTKPDCPHRNDPSRAAGERSKLPS, encoded by the coding sequence ATGAGCAACCCCGAAGACCTCAAGAGTATGGGGCTGAAAGCCACCACACCCCGCCTCCGGATTCTCGCCTTGTTCGAAAAGACAGAGGTTCGCCATCTCACTGCCGAGGACGTTTACCGCCTGCTGCTCGCCGACAATCTGGATATCGGTCTGGCCACCGTCTACCGCGTGCTGACGCAGTTCGAGCAGGCAGGTCTGCTCGAACGCCACTTCTTCGAGTCCGGCAAGGCGGTGTTCGAACTGAGCCATGGGCAACACCATGACCATCTCGTCTGCATCGATTGCGGTCGCGTCGAGGAGTTCTACGATGCCGAGATCGAGCGCCGGCAGACGCGCGTGGCGAAGGAGCGCGGTTTCAGCATTCGCGAGCACGCCCTCCACCTCTACGCTCAGTGTACCAAGCCCGATTGCCCGCACCGAAACGACCCCAGCCGCGCTGCGGGCGAACGCAGCAAGCTGCCTTCCTGA
- the carA gene encoding glutamine-hydrolyzing carbamoyl-phosphate synthase small subunit, with protein MFPTLPPAILALADGTIFSGLAIGAAGSSSGEVVFNTAMTGYQEILTDPSYCRQIVTLTCPHVGNVGCNDEDFESRANYAAGLVIRDLPLRAASWRLRQTLPDYLQKHGIVAISGIDTRKLTRILREQGAQAGCIMAVEIDEQRALAEARAFPGLAGMDLARVVSVSEPYAWEGGAWGLGGYREPPPAGLHVVAYDYGVKHNILRMLAARGCRVTVVPAQTTAAAVLERQPDGVFLSNGPGDPEPCDYAIDAIREILARRVPTFGICLGHQLLALASGARTMKMKFGHHGANHPVKDLQTGQVLITSQNHGFAVDADTLPANLMRTHASLFDGSLQGVARADVPAFSFQGHPEASPGPHDIAYLFDRFVQMMHDEKRQDAQAHRH; from the coding sequence TTGTTCCCCACTCTGCCACCGGCGATTCTCGCCCTGGCTGACGGCACGATCTTCAGCGGTCTGGCGATCGGAGCTGCTGGCAGCAGCAGCGGCGAAGTCGTGTTCAACACGGCGATGACGGGTTACCAGGAAATCCTGACCGATCCCTCGTACTGCCGCCAGATCGTCACGCTCACCTGTCCGCATGTCGGCAACGTCGGCTGCAATGACGAGGACTTTGAATCGCGTGCCAATTACGCTGCCGGCCTGGTCATTCGCGACCTGCCGCTGCGCGCCGCGAGCTGGCGCCTGCGGCAGACGCTGCCGGACTACCTGCAGAAGCATGGTATCGTCGCCATCAGCGGTATCGACACGCGCAAGCTGACCCGCATCCTGCGCGAGCAGGGTGCCCAGGCGGGCTGCATCATGGCCGTGGAGATCGATGAGCAGCGTGCGCTGGCCGAAGCCCGGGCCTTTCCGGGTCTGGCGGGAATGGATCTGGCCCGCGTCGTCAGTGTGAGCGAACCATACGCCTGGGAGGGCGGCGCCTGGGGCCTGGGCGGTTACCGCGAGCCGCCGCCGGCCGGGCTGCATGTCGTCGCCTACGATTACGGCGTCAAGCACAACATCCTGCGGATGCTGGCTGCGCGTGGCTGCCGGGTGACCGTGGTGCCGGCGCAGACGACCGCCGCCGCAGTCCTCGAACGGCAGCCCGATGGGGTCTTTCTGTCGAACGGTCCGGGCGATCCGGAGCCCTGCGATTACGCGATCGACGCCATCCGCGAGATCCTGGCCCGACGCGTGCCGACCTTCGGCATCTGTCTGGGCCACCAGTTGCTGGCGCTGGCCTCAGGCGCCAGGACGATGAAGATGAAGTTCGGGCACCATGGTGCCAACCACCCGGTCAAGGATCTGCAGACCGGTCAGGTCCTGATCACCAGTCAGAACCATGGTTTTGCGGTCGATGCCGACACCCTGCCGGCGAACCTGATGCGCACCCACGCTTCGCTCTTCGACGGCTCGCTGCAGGGTGTTGCGCGTGCCGACGTGCCGGCGTTTTCCTTCCAGGGCCATCCTGAGGCGAGTCCGGGGCCGCACGACATCGCCTACCTGTTCGACCGCTTTGTCCAGATGATGCACGACGAGAAGAGGCAAGATGCCCAAGCGCACAGACATTGA